GACTATCGTAACCGATATAACTGAATTTACCGGCTTTCCATACCTTGAAAAGTATATCAGACGTAATGCTGGTCCCGAAATATGCGAAGATTCTGGAAAGCAGGGCAGAGGCCGGTTCTTTATCCAGATGGTGGTGAATGGTTTTTTCAAGGAAGGCTGCATAGGGGATAAACAGGGAAGGGTTAAAGTCGCCGTTGAAGGAGGCTGTCACCATGCTGAAGATGCCGTCGGCATCCTTTCCGCGGAAGAGCTGTGCGGCAGCCAGCTCCATCAGGCTACGGGCGTGGTCCCTCTTTTGTCTATCCTGAAGTTTAACCGTATCCGTTGTGCCCAATAGCTGGATGATAAGCATCCAATCCTCCGGACGCTCCAGAACATGGCAGTTGTGTGCCACATGACCGTCCCGTTTTGGATCCGGACGTTTATCTCCGGTGATCACGTCACCTGGATTGATATCTTTCTGCGGTCGGTCCCGGAATCCGCGGATATGCAGGAACAGTTCTTCCGCAAACGGTAATGCGAGGATACCGAATCCTTTTTTGTTATCGA
This Olivibacter sp. SDN3 DNA region includes the following protein-coding sequences:
- a CDS encoding cold-shock protein; the protein is MPLKQHPNPTMFIGALKWFDNKKGFGILALPFAEELFLHIRGFRDRPQKDINPGDVITGDKRPDPKRDGHVAHNCHVLERPEDWMLIIQLLGTTDTVKLQDRQKRDHARSLMELAAAQLFRGKDADGIFSMVTASFNGDFNPSLFIPYAAFLEKTIHHHLDKEPASALLSRIFAYFGTSITSDILFKVWKAGKFSYIGYDSPGDYEIPEEVLNLNATEIGYEELLRISGYGFGRVFCSEFVNALLDGADTMHRDEIDTLIPYLDFLENEDREYWKNIVNN